One region of Bosea sp. 29B genomic DNA includes:
- a CDS encoding type IV toxin-antitoxin system AbiEi family antitoxin domain-containing protein: protein MSIMDGQGASKLKQLLQTIPPGFLVDMAWMTRHAISRQSVSGYVKQGWLERLRQGLYRRPFTTGASREAATGWKIPLLSAQWIMGHRFHVGGTSALSLHGHSHYLQLGGDAGIYLYGSDIPTWLVELQTDARFVRRNDALFGEQPTGVEDGEFSLSDGPDAELTLSPWRWPIRMSSAERAILEALDELPNNESFHTLDMAFESLVNLRPKLLTMLLAQCQSVKVKRLFFVYADKHAHAWRKHIDTSGIDMGRGDRALAARGRLHPTYRITVPADLLPKEAARGA from the coding sequence ATGTCCATCATGGATGGACAAGGCGCGTCGAAGCTGAAGCAACTCCTCCAGACCATCCCGCCGGGGTTTCTGGTGGATATGGCCTGGATGACGCGCCACGCCATCTCGCGACAGTCGGTTTCCGGCTATGTGAAGCAAGGCTGGCTGGAGCGGCTGAGACAAGGCCTCTACCGCCGCCCCTTTACCACCGGCGCAAGTCGAGAAGCCGCGACGGGATGGAAAATCCCATTGCTCTCCGCGCAATGGATCATGGGACATCGCTTCCATGTCGGAGGGACGAGCGCCCTCAGCCTTCACGGTCACTCGCACTATCTGCAGCTGGGCGGTGACGCAGGGATCTATCTCTACGGCTCGGACATACCGACATGGCTGGTCGAGCTGCAAACCGATGCACGGTTCGTCCGGCGAAACGATGCGCTGTTCGGTGAGCAGCCGACCGGTGTTGAAGATGGCGAATTCAGCCTGTCCGACGGCCCGGATGCGGAGCTTACCCTCAGTCCCTGGCGTTGGCCGATACGGATGTCGTCGGCGGAGCGAGCGATCCTCGAGGCACTTGATGAACTGCCAAACAACGAGAGCTTTCACACCCTGGACATGGCGTTTGAGAGCTTGGTCAATCTGCGCCCGAAATTGCTGACGATGCTGCTCGCCCAATGCCAGAGCGTGAAGGTCAAACGCCTGTTCTTCGTCTATGCCGACAAACACGCTCACGCCTGGCGCAAGCATATAGACACGTCGGGAATCGACATGGGGCGAGGCGATCGAGCTCTCGCAGCACGCGGGCGGCTGCACCCGACCTATCGGATCACCGTGCCGGCCGACCTCTTGCCGAAGGAGGCTGCCCGTGGCGCGTGA
- a CDS encoding DNA-processing protein DprA, giving the protein MVQLSLTPTDFASRAISPFVELGAYEAMWDRENASFKTIAEQFAKLPEAVPSYFVDRKTADRYASDVHRLLRDAGVKQYGVRVHGAGEYPDRLRDAEYPIELLYYQGWWELVNSPRSIAVVGTRNPSEEGLRRTRKLVRSLLDDDFTIVSGLAKGVDAEAHRTAIKEGGYTIGILGTPLSHNYPKENASLQKEIAEKHLLISQVPVKRYGQTPNPTANRHFFPERNVTMSALTDATVIIEAGDTSGTLVQARAALKQGRKLFILESCFHNPRLTWPKKYEEQGAIRVREYDDIRKHLIPATAH; this is encoded by the coding sequence CACGGATTTTGCGAGTCGCGCCATCTCGCCCTTCGTCGAACTCGGTGCATACGAGGCGATGTGGGATCGCGAGAACGCGAGTTTCAAGACGATCGCAGAGCAGTTCGCGAAGCTGCCCGAAGCGGTGCCGTCATATTTTGTCGATCGCAAGACCGCCGATCGCTATGCCTCTGACGTGCACCGGCTACTGCGCGACGCTGGCGTGAAGCAATACGGCGTGCGCGTGCACGGTGCTGGAGAATATCCCGATCGCCTGCGCGATGCCGAGTACCCCATCGAACTTCTCTATTATCAGGGGTGGTGGGAGCTGGTGAATTCGCCGCGCTCGATCGCCGTCGTCGGAACGCGCAACCCCTCCGAAGAAGGCCTGCGCCGCACACGCAAGCTCGTGCGCTCCCTGCTCGATGACGATTTCACAATTGTCTCTGGGCTTGCGAAGGGCGTCGATGCGGAAGCGCATCGCACCGCCATAAAGGAGGGCGGCTACACGATAGGCATCCTCGGCACACCGCTGTCGCACAACTATCCGAAAGAGAATGCCTCGCTGCAAAAGGAGATTGCCGAGAAGCACCTGCTCATCAGTCAGGTGCCGGTGAAACGCTACGGGCAGACGCCGAATCCGACGGCGAACCGACACTTCTTCCCCGAGCGCAACGTGACCATGTCGGCACTCACCGATGCGACGGTCATCATTGAAGCCGGCGATACTTCGGGCACGCTTGTGCAGGCTCGCGCAGCGCTGAAACAAGGCCGCAAGCTCTTCATTCTGGAGAGCTGCTTCCATAATCCGCGTCTCACTTGGCCGAAAAAATACGAGGAGCAGGGCGCCATCCGGGTCAGGGAATACGATGACATCCGCAAGCACCTCATTCCCGCGACTGCTCACTGA
- a CDS encoding nucleotidyl transferase AbiEii/AbiGii toxin family protein yields the protein MAREQYMRQVELLVRTLPFIARQDVFALKGGTAINLFYRDMPRLSVDIDLTYLPVEGRDATLAGIDAALDRIREDLLRNLRGVTVQRIAGGGNNDTRVLVRQGSTEVKIETSPVARGTVHPPELRPVTDAVADTFGFAELQVVAFEDLFGGKLHAAVDRQHPRDLFDVKLLYENEGLTDALFRTFLIYVASSGRPPHELIKPSLSEIDDAFAKEFEGMTVRPVSLSELKDARARLTKDLLARLDDRAMRFLLSLHDAEPDFEVIGLPQAADLPAVRWKLLNLTKLKEQNPVKHAEQRQAIAGILS from the coding sequence GTGGCGCGTGAGCAATATATGCGGCAGGTCGAACTCCTGGTCCGGACACTGCCCTTCATAGCGCGCCAGGACGTGTTCGCGCTCAAGGGCGGCACCGCCATTAATCTCTTCTACCGCGACATGCCCCGACTCTCGGTCGACATCGACCTCACCTATCTTCCGGTCGAGGGTCGTGACGCGACACTTGCCGGCATCGACGCGGCGCTTGATCGCATCCGCGAGGACCTTTTGCGAAACCTCCGGGGCGTGACGGTCCAGCGGATCGCCGGCGGCGGCAACAATGACACACGCGTGCTGGTCCGCCAGGGAAGTACCGAGGTCAAGATCGAGACTTCACCAGTCGCGCGCGGGACGGTGCATCCTCCAGAACTGCGGCCGGTCACCGACGCGGTCGCCGACACATTCGGCTTTGCCGAGCTGCAGGTCGTCGCCTTCGAGGATCTGTTCGGCGGCAAGCTCCATGCGGCGGTCGATCGCCAGCACCCGCGCGATCTGTTCGATGTGAAGCTTCTCTATGAGAATGAGGGGCTGACCGACGCGCTGTTTCGGACCTTCCTGATCTATGTTGCAAGTTCTGGCCGGCCGCCGCATGAGCTTATCAAGCCGTCCCTTTCCGAGATCGACGACGCCTTTGCCAAGGAGTTCGAGGGTATGACGGTCCGGCCTGTGAGCCTGAGTGAGTTGAAGGACGCGCGCGCGCGGCTGACGAAAGACCTGCTCGCACGGCTCGATGACAGGGCGATGCGCTTCCTGCTTTCGCTGCATGATGCTGAACCTGACTTCGAGGTAATCGGATTGCCGCAAGCGGCAGATCTGCCGGCGGTTCGCTGGAAGCTGCTCAATCTCACGAAGTTGAAGGAGCAGAACCCCGTGAAGCACGCCGAGCAACGCCAAGCGATAGCGGGAATATTGTCATAG